The following is a genomic window from Afipia sp. P52-10.
AGACACCCTGATTACGGCATGACGACGATCAACGATATCAAGGATAATTTCGAACTGCTTGATGAGTGGGACGACCGCTATCGCTACGTCATCGAACTTGGCCGGACGCTGAAGCCGATGGCAGATGCAGACCACTCGCCACAGAACAAGGTCCAAGGCTGCGCCAGCCAGGTCTGGCTGGCGACAACCGTGCAGCGCAACGACGCCGGCGAGCCGGTACTGAGCTTCACCGGTGATAGTGATGCCCACATCGTCCGCGGACTGATCGCAATCCTGTTTGCGCTGTTCTCCGAACAGCCCGCAAAGCGAATTCTGGATACCGATGCGCTCAAGGTGTTTGACGAGCTTGGGTTCCGCGAACACCTGTCGCCTCAGCGCTCGAACGGGTTGCGCTCAATGGTCGAGCGCGTCCGGGCCGATGCCCGCGGCGCGCTGGCCATGGCGTCCTGACCCGGCGGGCTAACTGCTCTCCACTACCCCGAAGGAAACGCCCTCTGCCAGCCAGGTCCGCACATGGGCTGCACGAGGGCCGCGCGTTTCCTTTGCCAGGCCATAATGCCGGGCGAGCCGATCAAGCGCCAATTGCAGCACCACCTTTGCCGATCGCGCCGGCCAGCCGCGCTCGCGTTCGACATCTTCGAGCCCTCGCAGGAAACAACAAACGTCGAGCAGCACGCCTGAAAATTCCGGGCCGACGCCATCCATTGCCATCCGAACACGCTGCCGCGAAGCAACGATCATATCGGTCATCTCGCCGGTACCACCGGCAGCCTTGTCACTCCGCGCCGTGGGGGCCGACCAGCTCGACGTGACACGCGGCGCGAGTTGCCCGCGCGTGAAATCGGCCCGCAACCGCTCACCTGCGGCAAACTGCACGCCATCGATCAACGTCCGTCCATCACGTCCTTTGCGCCGCGCGAGCCACGCCAGCGGACTCTCATTGTCATTGACCGTGACACGGACCAGCTCATCCTTGAGCATCACGTCGCGCTCGGCGAGCTGCATATGTTGCGCACGAAACGCACCAACCTCAGAGTCAACCTGACGCAGACGCATCCGGCTCGCATGACCAAGATCGGTCAGCGCAAATGTTGCGTTGTCCGTTTGCACGACGAGTCCTGCCCGCTGGCATAGTGCCAGGATATCCGCCGCGATGGACTTCGGCT
Proteins encoded in this region:
- a CDS encoding DUF6456 domain-containing protein, translated to MRLRQVDSEVGAFRAQHMQLAERDVMLKDELVRVTVNDNESPLAWLARRKGRDGRTLIDGVQFAAGERLRADFTRGQLAPRVTSSWSAPTARSDKAAGGTGEMTDMIVASRQRVRMAMDGVGPEFSGVLLDVCCFLRGLEDVERERGWPARSAKVVLQLALDRLARHYGLAKETRGPRAAHVRTWLAEGVSFGVVESS
- a CDS encoding SufE family protein, which produces MTTINDIKDNFELLDEWDDRYRYVIELGRTLKPMADADHSPQNKVQGCASQVWLATTVQRNDAGEPVLSFTGDSDAHIVRGLIAILFALFSEQPAKRILDTDALKVFDELGFREHLSPQRSNGLRSMVERVRADARGALAMAS